A single Flavobacterium sp. 1 DNA region contains:
- a CDS encoding GNAT family N-acetyltransferase, with the protein MIAISEAAKNDIKTIQNIVYKTWPITYGEILSEEQLQYMLDLFYSEEALTAQFDKKEQLFYLITEEKSTLGFIGIEHNYQDENITKIHKIYILPETQGKGIGKFAIEAIEKFALENSSASVILNVNRFNKALNFYEKIGFKIIDEVNIEIGKGYLMEDYVMIKKL; encoded by the coding sequence ATGATTGCAATTTCAGAAGCGGCTAAAAACGATATAAAAACAATTCAGAATATTGTTTATAAAACCTGGCCAATAACTTATGGCGAAATTCTATCTGAAGAACAATTACAATACATGCTGGATTTGTTTTATTCGGAAGAAGCTCTAACAGCTCAATTTGATAAAAAAGAGCAATTGTTTTATTTGATTACCGAAGAAAAATCAACTTTGGGATTTATTGGAATTGAACACAATTATCAAGATGAAAACATTACCAAAATTCATAAAATTTATATTCTGCCAGAAACCCAAGGCAAAGGAATAGGGAAATTTGCTATTGAAGCCATCGAAAAATTTGCTTTAGAAAATAGTTCGGCTTCAGTTATATTAAACGTAAACCGCTTTAATAAAGCTTTAAATTTCTATGAGAAAATTGGCTTTAAAATTATTGATGAAGTCAATATCGAAATCGGGAAAGGTTATCTCATGGAAGATTATGTGATGATTAAAAAACTCTAA
- a CDS encoding GMP reductase, producing MRIETDLKLGFKDVMIRPKRSTLKSRSEVSLERNFNFLHSTSAWTGIPIMAANMDTVGTFEMAAVLAKEKLFTAIHKHYSPQEWNDFLQKVSPDFYNYIAISTGTGKEDSVKIGAIIKTNPLLRFICIDVANGYSEHFVQFLKQTRKQYPDKVIIAGNVVTGEMVEELLLAGADIVKVGIGPGSVCTTRVKTGVGYPQLSAIIECADAAHGLGGHIISDGGCAIPGDVAKAFGAGSDFVMLGGMLAGHEESGGELIEISGQKFKQFYGMSSTTAMDKHVGGVAEYRASEGKTVQVPFKGQVINTVLDILGGLRSTCTYVGASRLKELTKRTTFIRVSEQENQVFTN from the coding sequence ATGAGAATAGAAACTGATTTAAAATTAGGGTTTAAAGACGTAATGATTAGACCAAAAAGGTCCACTTTAAAAAGCAGATCTGAAGTCTCTTTGGAACGGAATTTTAATTTTTTGCACAGTACAAGTGCTTGGACAGGAATTCCAATTATGGCTGCCAATATGGATACGGTTGGAACATTTGAAATGGCAGCAGTTTTGGCCAAAGAAAAGTTGTTTACAGCCATTCACAAGCATTATTCGCCGCAGGAATGGAATGATTTTCTGCAAAAAGTTTCTCCAGATTTCTATAATTATATTGCAATAAGCACAGGGACAGGAAAAGAAGATTCTGTAAAAATAGGTGCTATTATAAAAACAAATCCACTGCTAAGATTTATTTGCATTGATGTTGCCAATGGTTATTCCGAGCACTTCGTTCAGTTTTTAAAGCAGACACGAAAACAATACCCAGATAAAGTTATTATTGCCGGCAATGTCGTTACTGGCGAAATGGTTGAAGAACTGTTGCTGGCTGGAGCCGATATTGTAAAAGTCGGAATTGGCCCTGGTTCTGTATGCACAACTCGTGTAAAAACGGGCGTTGGATATCCGCAGCTTTCGGCAATTATAGAATGTGCTGATGCAGCGCACGGTTTAGGCGGACACATTATCAGCGATGGGGGATGTGCTATTCCCGGTGATGTTGCTAAAGCTTTTGGAGCGGGTTCTGATTTTGTAATGCTGGGTGGTATGCTGGCCGGACATGAAGAAAGCGGAGGCGAACTAATTGAAATCAGTGGACAAAAATTCAAACAATTTTACGGGATGAGTTCTACCACCGCAATGGATAAACATGTTGGCGGCGTAGCAGAATACAGAGCTAGCGAAGGAAAAACAGTTCAAGTGCCTTTTAAAGGTCAGGTTATAAATACAGTGCTGGATATTCTGGGAGGCCTGCGAAGTACTTGTACTTATGTTGGTGCTTCAAGATTAAAAGAACTTACCAAACGAACTACATTTATAAGAGTAAGCGAGCAGGAAAATCAGGTTTTTACCAATTAA
- a CDS encoding tRNA-(ms[2]io[6]A)-hydroxylase — MGVLRLQLPTDPRWVNIVEKNIEEILTDHAWCEQKAATNAITIITNNSEHQDLVKDLLALAKEEIDHFEQVHNIIIKRGLKLGRERKDDYVNELYLYMKKSGDGSRVSGLVERLLFSAMIEARSCERFKVLSENIKDEELAVFYRELMESEAGHYTTFITYARKYGVGIDVEKRWREWLAYEESIIANYGKGETIHG; from the coding sequence ATGGGCGTATTACGATTACAGCTGCCAACCGATCCTAGATGGGTAAATATTGTAGAAAAAAATATAGAAGAGATTCTTACCGATCATGCTTGGTGTGAGCAAAAAGCAGCTACCAATGCTATTACAATTATAACGAATAATTCGGAGCATCAGGATTTGGTAAAGGATTTATTGGCTTTGGCCAAAGAAGAAATCGATCATTTTGAGCAAGTTCATAACATTATCATCAAACGCGGATTGAAATTAGGCCGCGAGCGCAAAGATGATTATGTAAATGAATTGTATTTGTACATGAAAAAAAGCGGCGACGGAAGCAGAGTTTCGGGTTTGGTGGAGCGTTTGCTGTTTTCGGCTATGATTGAAGCCAGAAGCTGTGAGCGTTTCAAAGTTTTATCCGAAAATATAAAAGACGAAGAATTAGCTGTTTTTTACAGAGAATTGATGGAAAGTGAAGCAGGACATTATACAACATTTATAACTTATGCCAGAAAATATGGCGTTGGAATCGATGTAGAAAAACGCTGGAGAGAATGGCTTGCTTATGAAGAATCTATCATTGCCAATTACGGTAAAGGAGAGACAATTCACGGATAA
- a CDS encoding sensor histidine kinase — MKNFLYLLLFVSSLSIAQSKEIIEDPAANGYFILNKTSVRFENNFILNKFVSPNQGRGIYNNLSLFTNLSHNEFYFTVFGEKINLKIADFKGNIIGNIYIDTLKANKDLYRIENLEVQVLKNNKIVKNWTSVQQSISYSEDIVFDRKTYFEKGYLPYTDSLVNGDKLVILFRKKGQDSFLKLNLEKKESARKPFIINTISEDFKKPKSFENFIQESIDKLHKDRFLDKSNFYDSWPEDYAPRILGNTNRHFKNEKFCLVFRKPNGKKRTYDSFEYRTSINSKTGEWINSNGIIFLELKESGAQYKLEVRYKDNPQDVAVYKFDTEPDWYQALWFKIVIGMLSLLIFSVIYIFWIRKIEERKRLEQKAKIKMLYAQLNPHFVFNALGSIQGLLNDNQIEKANQYLVGFGSLLRNTLTSSEKETQSLEIEIKSINNYIELEQLRNLFSYRLTIDEEINVHEVQTLPLLMQPLIENAIKHGISNKENIEITLTISKKGDDLIFELADNGKGFDTLAEQKGFGLKLVKDRITLFNQSSKKMKIDMKIQSNLSGTQITVYYKNWLKND; from the coding sequence ATGAAGAATTTCCTTTACTTATTATTGTTCGTTTCTTCACTAAGTATTGCTCAATCAAAAGAGATAATTGAGGATCCTGCAGCTAATGGCTATTTTATTTTAAACAAAACATCTGTTCGATTTGAAAATAATTTCATCCTTAATAAATTTGTCTCGCCTAATCAAGGCAGAGGGATTTATAATAATTTATCACTTTTTACTAATTTATCGCATAATGAATTTTATTTTACGGTATTTGGAGAAAAAATAAACCTTAAGATAGCTGATTTTAAGGGAAATATTATAGGGAATATATACATTGATACTCTCAAAGCGAATAAAGATTTATATAGAATTGAAAATCTTGAAGTTCAGGTTTTAAAAAATAATAAAATCGTAAAAAATTGGACTTCAGTTCAACAATCAATAAGTTATAGCGAAGATATTGTTTTTGATAGGAAAACATATTTTGAAAAAGGCTACCTTCCTTACACAGATTCACTAGTTAACGGAGATAAACTGGTAATTTTATTTAGAAAAAAAGGACAGGACAGTTTTTTAAAACTGAACCTTGAGAAGAAAGAAAGTGCCAGAAAACCTTTTATTATAAATACAATTTCGGAAGATTTTAAAAAACCGAAAAGTTTTGAAAATTTTATTCAGGAATCTATTGATAAGTTACATAAAGACAGATTTTTAGATAAATCTAATTTTTATGATTCCTGGCCTGAAGATTATGCTCCAAGAATTTTAGGAAATACAAACAGACATTTTAAAAACGAAAAGTTTTGTTTAGTTTTTAGAAAGCCAAATGGTAAAAAAAGAACTTATGACAGCTTTGAATACCGTACCAGTATAAATTCAAAAACAGGTGAATGGATAAACTCGAATGGCATCATTTTCTTGGAATTGAAAGAATCTGGAGCCCAATATAAGCTTGAAGTTCGTTACAAAGACAATCCACAAGATGTTGCTGTCTATAAATTTGACACTGAACCCGATTGGTACCAAGCATTATGGTTTAAGATTGTTATTGGAATGCTTTCTCTCTTGATTTTTTCGGTCATTTATATTTTTTGGATCAGGAAAATAGAAGAAAGAAAACGATTGGAACAAAAAGCCAAAATAAAAATGCTGTATGCCCAACTTAATCCACATTTTGTATTCAATGCTTTAGGTTCTATTCAAGGTTTGCTTAACGATAATCAGATAGAAAAAGCAAATCAATATTTGGTAGGTTTTGGTTCACTGCTTAGAAATACGCTTACTTCTAGTGAAAAAGAAACACAGAGTCTTGAAATAGAAATAAAAAGCATCAACAATTATATTGAGTTAGAACAGTTGCGAAATCTTTTTTCGTATCGTTTAACAATCGATGAGGAAATCAATGTTCATGAAGTACAAACGCTTCCTCTTTTGATGCAGCCTTTAATAGAAAATGCCATAAAACATGGTATTTCAAATAAAGAAAACATCGAAATAACGCTCACTATTTCAAAAAAAGGAGATGATTTGATTTTTGAATTAGCCGATAACGGAAAAGGATTTGATACATTAGCGGAGCAGAAAGGTTTTGGTTTAAAACTAGTAAAAGATAGAATTACGTTATTTAATCAATCGTCTAAAAAAATGAAAATTGATATGAAGATCCAAAGTAATTTATCAGGAACACAAATTACTG